A window of Perognathus longimembris pacificus isolate PPM17 chromosome 6, ASM2315922v1, whole genome shotgun sequence contains these coding sequences:
- the LOC125352235 gene encoding olfactory receptor 2B6-like, with amino-acid sequence MTLVNDSHPEEFILLGFADRPWLERPLFVLLLITYPMALLGNIAIILVSILDSRLRSPMYFFLTNLSFLDMCYTTSIVPLMLFCMGGSTKTISYATCVVQLYVYSTMGSSESLLLATMCFDRYVAICRPLHYTLIMNQRTRILLVSIVWLGGMAYSFSEVTVTFQLPLCGHNQLDHLVCEMPVLIKTACGEKEANELALFVVCIFYFAVPLCLILASYACIGRAILKMKSSEGRKKAFGTCSSHLIVVLLFYGPAFSMYLEPPSFISSDQPKYMALFYGVVTPTLNPFIYTLRNKDVKGALSSLVKRIFVSK; translated from the coding sequence ATGACACTAGTGAATGACAGCCACCCTGAGGAGTTCATTCTACTAGGCTTTGCTGACCGTCCATGGCTGGAGCGTCCTCTGTTTGTGCTTCTTCTGATCACATACCCCATGGCCTTGCTGGGAAACATCGCCATTATCCTGGTGTCCATATTAGACTCCCGGCTCCGcagccccatgtacttcttcctcaccAACCTCTCCTTTTTGGACATGTGTTACACCACCAGCATCGTCCCCCTGATGCTGTTCTGTATGGGAGGCTCTACAAAGACAATCAGCTATGCTACATGTGTCGTTCAGCTGTATGTCTACAGCACAATGGGGAGTTCTGAAAGCCTGCTCTTGGCCACGATGTGTTTTGACCGCTACGTGGCCATCTGCAGACCCCTGCACTACACCCTCATCATGAACCAGCGCACCCGCATCCTATTAGTGTCCATCGTGTGGCTGGGTGGAATGGCTTATTCCTTCTCAGAAGTCACAGTTACCTTCCAGTTGCCATTATGTGGTCACAATCAACTGGATCACTTGGTGTGTGAGATGCCAGTTTTGATCAAGACAGCCTGTGGTGAAAAGGAGGCCAATGAACTTGCACTCTTTGTGGTATGCATTTTTTATTTCGCTGTTCCTCTGTGCCTGATTCTGGCTTCTTATGCATGTATTGGACGTGCTATCTTGAAGATGAAATCttctgaaggaaggaaaaaggcctTTGGCACATGTTCCTCTCATCTCATTgtagttcttttattttatggTCCAGCCTTTAGCATGTACCTTGAGCCTCCATCCTTCATCTCAAGTGACCAGCCCAAGTACATGGCTCTCTTCTATGGAGTGGTGACTCCTACCCTCAACCCCTTCATCTACACTCTGAGGAATAAAGATGTCAAGGGGGCATTAAGCAGCCTGGTGAAGAGGATCTTTGTTTccaagtga
- the LOC125353597 gene encoding olfactory receptor 2W1 has translation MDQSNHSSLHGFVLLGFSDHPKLEKILSGVVTIFYFITLVGNTAIILASLLDSHLHTPMYFFLRNLSFLDLCFTTSIVPQMLVNLWGPEKTISYVGCIIQLYVYMWFGSIECLLLAVMSYDRFTAICKPLHYSVIMNPHLCLKMIIMVWSISLANSVVLCTLTVNLPRCGNNLLDHFLCELPAMVKIACVDTTTVEMSVFALGIVIVLTPLALILISYGYIANAVLRMKSKAGQRKAMNTCGSHLTVVSIFYGTIIYMYLQPGNSASKDQGKFLTLFYTIITPSLNPLIYTLRNKDMKDALKKLMRVQQASAKLKRAWKS, from the coding sequence ATGGATCAAAGCAATCATAGTTCTTTACATGGTTTTGTTCTGCTTGGCTTCTCTGACCATCCCAAACTGGAGAAGATCCTGTCAGGAGTTGTCACCATCTTCTACTTTATTACATTGGTGGGGAACACAGCTATCATTCTGGCATCTCTCCTGGATTCTCATCTCCACACACCAATGTATTTTTTCCTCAGGAATTTATCTTTCTTAGACTTATGTTTCACAACAAGCATCGTCCCTCAGATGCTGGTTAACTTGTGGGGGCCTGAGAAGACCATCAGCTATGTGGGCTGCATCATCCAACTCTATGTTTATATGTGGTTTGGCTCCATCGAGTGTCTTCTTTTGGCTGTCATGTCCTATGATCGTTTCACAGCCATTTGTAAGCCCTTGCATTATTCTGTAATCATGAACCCCCATCTCTGTCTCAAGATGATTATCATGGTCTGGAGCATTAGTCTGGCCAATTCTGTAGTATTATGCACTCTCACTGTGAATTTGCCTAGATGTGGAAACAACCTTCTGGATCATTTCCTGTGTGAACTGCCAGCCATGGTCAAGATAGCGTGTGTAGACACCACCACGGTGGAAATGTCTGTGTTTGCCTTGGGCATTGTCATTGTCCTCACCCCCCTGGCCCTTATCCTTATATCCTATGGTTACATTGCCAACGCTGTGCTGAGAATGAAGTCAAAGGCAGGACAGCGCAAAGCAATGAACACCTGTGGATCTCATCTCACAGTGGTGTCCATATTTTATGGAACAATTATCTACATGTACCTGCAACCAGGTAACAGTGCCTCCAAGGACCAGGGTAAGTTCCTCACCCTCTTTTACACCATTATCACTCCAAGTCTCAACCCCCTCATCTACACCTTGAGAAATAAGGACATGAAGGATGCACTGAAGAAGCTGATGAGGGTTCAGCAGGCCTCTGCAAAGCTGAAGAGGGCCTGGAAATCATAG
- the LOC125352236 gene encoding olfactory receptor 2B11-like, whose amino-acid sequence MTLVNDSHPEEFILLGFADRPWLERPLFVLLLITYPMALLGNIAIILVSILDPRLRSPMYFFLTNLSFLDMCYTTSIVPLMLFCLRSSTKTISYATCVVQLYVYSTMGGSESLLLATMCFDRYVAICRPLHYTLIMNQRTRILLVSIVWLGGMAFSFSEVTVTFQLPLCGHNQLDHLVCEMPVIIKTACGEKQANELALSVVCIFILVVPLCLILASYACIGSAILKMKSSEGRKKAFGTCSSHLIVVLLFYGPAFSMYLEPPSFISSDQPKYMALFYGVVTPTHNPFIYTLRNKDVKGALSSLVKSIFVSK is encoded by the coding sequence ATGACCCTAGTGAATGACAGCCACCCCGAGGAGTTCATTCTACTAGGCTTTGCTGACCGTCCATGGCTGGAGCGTCCTCTGTTTGTGCTTCTTCTGATCACATACCCCATGGCCTTGCTGGGAAACATCGCCATCATCCTGGTGTCCATATTAGACCCCCGGCTCCGcagccccatgtacttcttcctcaccAACCTCTCCTTTTTGGACATGTGTTACACCACCAGCATCGTCCCCCTGATGCTGTTCTGCTTGAGAAGCTCTACAAAGACCATCAGCTATGCTACATGTGTCGTTCAGCTGTATGTCTACAGTACAATGGGGGGTTCTGAAAGCCTGCTCTTGGCCACGATGTGttttgaccgctatgtggccatctgcagaCCTCTGCACTACACCCTCATCATGAACCAGCGCACCCGCATCCTCTTAGTGTCCATCGTGTGGCTGGGTGGAATGGCTTTTTCCTTCTCAGAAGTCACAGTTACCTTCCAGTTGCCACTGTGTGGTCACAATCAATTGGATCACTTGGTATGTGAGATGCCAGTTATAATCAAGACAGCCTGTGGTGAAAAGCAGGCTAATGAGCTTGCACTTTCTGTGGTATGCATTTTTATATTAGTTGTTCCTCTATGTTTGATTCTGGCTTCTTATGCATGTATTGGAAGTGCTATATTGAAGATGAAATCttctgaaggaaggaaaaaggcctTTGGCACATGTTCCTCTCATCTCATTgtagttcttttattttatggTCCAGCCTTTAGCATGTACCTTGAGCCTCCATCCTTCATCTCAAGTGACCAGCCCAAGTACATGGCTCTCTTCTATGGAGTGGTGACTCCTACCCACAACCCCTTCATCTACACTCTGAGGAATAAAGATGTCAAGGGGGCATTAAGCAGCCTGGTGAAGAGCATCTTTGTTTCCAAGTAA